One Acropora palmata chromosome 2, jaAcrPala1.3, whole genome shotgun sequence genomic window carries:
- the LOC141874192 gene encoding ankyrin repeat domain-containing protein 53-like, with protein MAMQNGYTVVTDLRSKPGVTVQRRRRKQSVKIERNIDEDALMASAIGDVTWLQQSLCDTRKVYSVSKEHGLAPIHLAAQNGQLECLRTMIEKYKVDVNFQSASGWTPLHLAINKSTKKSGVKCVKFLLENGADPSMQTNTGITPVHQAASEGHVKCLQELIKWGAKIDTIDINGHTPIFIARVCAHRVCARILANQLWYLNKQRYLVDKLEKEQQTKRLEEERHKLSLIRMAEGKRESKLAFEQWLGNKGIPDIVTMYGPIPSEERKGVSEVRSSQSVRPSPAPVVAETAIVVRSKTEFESLDASPTFTSRKSLEHDHDDDKKLDLIPLERISASKLRKGQRTEGLRRNKPRMTKNSSIV; from the exons ATGGCGATGCAAAATGGGTATACAGTAGTGACTGATCTAAGATCAAAACCAGGCGTCACAGTGCAGCGACGGAGACGAAAGCAATCCGTAAAAATAGAGAGAAATATAGATGAAGATGCACTTATGGCCTCAGCTATTGGGGATGTGACATGGCTACAGCAAAGTCTCTGCGACACGCGAAAAGTTTACTCCGTTTCTAAAGAACAT GGCCTGGCACCAATCCACCTTGCAGCACAGAATGGGCAGCTTGAATGCCTCAGAACAATGATTGAGAAATACAAAGTAGATGTGAATTTTCAGAGTGCCTCTGGCTGGACACCTCTTCACTTAGCAATCAACAAATCAACAAAGAAGAGTGGGGTGAAATGTGTGAAATTTCTGTTGGAAAATGGTGCAGATCCTTCAAT GCAAACAAATACAGGAATAACTCCAGTCCACCAAGCAGCAAGTGAAGGGCATGTGAAGTGCCTACAAGAGCTTATAAAATGGGGCGCCAAAATAGATACCATCGACATTAATGGGCACACTCCTATTTTTATAGCCCGTGTGTGTGCTCACAGAGTATGCGCGCGGATATTGGCCAACCAGCTATGGTATTTAAACAAACAGAGATATTTGgttgacaaacttgaaaaggaACAGCAAACTAAACGACTTGAGGAAGAAAGGCACAAATTAAGCTTGATTCGCATGGCAGAGGGTAAACGCGAAAGTAAACTCGCTTTTGAGCAGTGGTTAGGAAATAAAGGGATCCCGGATATTGTTACAATGTACGGTCCCATCCCCTCTGAGGAAAGAAAAGGCGTCAGTGAGGTCCGCTCTTCGCAGTCTGTCCGCCCCTCTCCCGCCCCAGTAGTAGCAGAAACGGCAATTGTCGTCCGTTCCAAGACTGAATTTGAATCTTTAGATGCATCGCCTACCTTTACTTCTCGGAAATCCTTGGAACATGATCACGATGATGATAAAAAACTGGATTTAATCCCACTGGAGAGAATTTCCGCTTCGAAACTTAGGAAAGGACAAAGGACCGAAGGGCTGCGACGTAACAAGCCACGAATGACCAAAAATTCGTCTATAGTTTGA
- the LOC141874171 gene encoding collagen alpha-1(VI) chain-like codes for MSGVGACLALFVLAFQSEQTAATFWQTAALPSDPNDPYYKTFQPVPSPEVTADKIITNVLHIYPVTPDWYKRLPPVLQDVVLVIDDSGSIPPCEFHKGKIALRNLIWLARANPAYDTHYAAVAYAWAAVVSFKFLPSAAAQKEIMAIPYSGSATNIHAGLAQAKKLFDVSSSGSRAAANKVVFLITDGRPNWDRSLTIPTAEALKKEGVEIFVMAVGPNIKDIHKMVKVASYPPERFFFRVNNLSGLLNVIALVAKKIAPQKAD; via the exons ATGTCAGGAGTAGGTGCATGTTTAGCTCTGTTTGTTCTTGCTTTCCAAAGTGAACAAACTGCAGCAACATTTTGGCAAACAGCAGCCTTGCCGTCAGATCCAAACGATCCTTATTACAAGA CATTCCAACCTGTTCCATCCCCTGAGGTGACTGCAGACAAGATCATCACCAATGTTCTGCACATTTACCCTGTCACTCCGGACTGGTATAAGAGGCTCCCTCCCGTACTTCAAGATGTTGTATTGGTCATTGATGATTCTGGATCAATTCCTCCTTGTGAATTCCACAAGGGAAAGATTGCATTAAGGAATTTGATTTGGTTAGCGAGGGCAAACCCTGCATATGATACGCACTATGCAGCAGTTGCTTACGCCTGGGCTGCTGTTGTGAGCTTCAAGTTCTTGCCTTCTGCTGCTGCACAAAAAGAAATCATGGCTATTCCATACTCTGGTTCAGCAACCAATATTCACGCTGGACTGGCACAGGcaaagaaattatttgatgTCTCTTCATCAG gCAGTCGTGCTGCTGCAAATAAAGTGGTTTTTCTCATCACTGATGGCAGGCCAAATTGGGATCGTAGTCTTACAATTCCTACAGCGGAAGCCCTGAAAAAAGAAGGtgttgagatatttgtgatggCTGTTGGACCCAACATCAAAGATATTCATAAGATGGTGAAAGTGGCCTCATACCCTCCAGAGCGCTTCTTTTTCAGGGTCAATAATCTCTCAGGATTATTGAATGTCATTGCATTGGTTGCAAAGAAGATTGCTCCCCAGAAAGCTGACTGA